The Natator depressus isolate rNatDep1 chromosome 11, rNatDep2.hap1, whole genome shotgun sequence genome includes a window with the following:
- the FAM171B gene encoding protein FAM171B isoform X2: MLKVQVNDIISHQYLPQAIVEVFVNYTKTNSTLTGNNGVVLIKVPYKLGLSLTIASYKEGYMLTPLPWKTGRMPIYSSVTLSLFPQSQANIWLFEDTVLITGKLSDAKSPPSVQFPKILIKLPISHHITNVTAYLTVPQQFLKVDNFLYTTGILLNKSGFKSIELTPLAAICVNLLSAGKELKVTGPIHITLPLLPTSRVKSGDAIPAWTFDMKTGAWVNRGLGMVKNANDHLVWTYVAPHLGYWIAAPVPGTRDSIVNAVSKDITAYHTVFLTAILGGTIVIIVGFFTVLLCYCRDKCGQSHRREKNTTKLEVLKKDQTTSTTHINHISAVKGSVKLEDKSQLYMPKLSSYSPHRKTSMETEDKKAWDNFKIYTENVSYQSSNQSGHSRNSAQSLEPNVGVRQLQPPKHINSRVSQSPRDIQDQNRYLAVNEEMYGLSHIPEQLMHIYSQPVAILQTSDLFHSPEQLHVAKSATLPRKGQLVYSPMMEPTNRNSYTQTLPKMPMHSPLQPPTSRDERATLDGQQGLSSQTSNWGRYTNNLLESVSVPGTLNEAVMTPFSSELQGISEQTLLELSKGKPSPHPRAWFVSLDGKPVAQVRHSFIDLKKGRKTESNDTSLDSGVDMNEHHPSRKLEREKTFIKSMQQSKILYLEDLDLSSSESGTTVCSPDDQSVRHLLDGGSRQVLEQHTEEPPPKKNTTKGHESNTPPAKKRGRPPVTKKDSQTNIWKKREERPLIPIN; the protein is encoded by the exons TATACTCATCTGTAACACTTTCACTGTTCCCACAAAGCCAAGCTAATATATGGTTGTTTGAAGATACAGTTCTAATCACTGGAAAACTGTCTG ATGCCAAATCTCCACCAAGTGTTCAGTTTCCcaaaattttaataaaacttcCTATAAGCCACCATATTACAAACGTGACAGCCTATTTGACAGTGCCACAGCAGTTTTTGAAAGTGGACAATTTTCTGTATACAACAGGAATTCTTCTAAATAAATCAG GTTTTAAAAGCATTGAATTGACCCCTCTTGCTGCAATATGTGTAAACCTCCTTTCAGCTGGGAAAGAATTGAAAGTGACTGGTCCAATTCATATTACGCTGCCTCTTCTACCGACAAGTAGGGTAAAATCAGGAGATGCTATACCTGCATGGACATTTGATATGAAAACTG GTGCCTGGGTAAATCgtgggctgggaatggtgaaGAATGCAAATGACCATTTAGTATGGACGTATGTTGCGCCGCACTTGGGATACTGGATAGCAGCGCCAGTGCCTGGAACCAGAG ACTCTATTGTTAATGCAGTTTCCAAGGACATAACAGCCTATCACACAGTGTTCCTTACAGCCATACTTGGAGGTACTATAGTCATTATCGTTGGATTCTTCACTGTTCTTCTCTGTTACTGCAg GGATAAATGTGGCCAATCACAtaggagggaaaaaaatacaaCTAAACTGGAGGTCTTAAAAAAAGACCAGACAACATCAACAACTCACATAAATCACATCAGTGCTGTGAAGGGGTCAGTAAAGCTAGAGGATAAGTCACAATTATACATGCCCAAGCTTTCCTCCTATAGCCCTCACAGAAAGACTTCTATGGAAACAGAGGACAAAAAAGCCTgggacaattttaaaatctacaCAGAAAATGTTTCATATCAATCATCCAATCAGAGTGGTCACTCGAGGAATTCAGCTCAGTCCTTGGAGCCTAATGTTGGAGTTAGACAATTACAGCCGCCAAAGCACATTAACAGCAGAGTTTCTCAATCTCCCAGGGACATTCAAGACCAAAACCGATATCTTGCAGTGAACGAAGAGATGTATGGGCTTTCCCATATCCCAGAACAACTAATGCATATTTACAGTCAGCCTGTTGCCATCCTTCAAACCTCTGACCTGTTCCACTCTCCGGAGCAATTGCATGTGGCTAAGTCAGCTACTTTGCCAAGAAAAGGGCAGTTAGTCTACAGCCCAATGATGGAGCCCACGAATCGAaacagctatacacagacactacCCAAAATGCCAATGCACTCTCCACTCCAGCCCCCCACTTCCAGAGATGAGAGAGCCACATTAGATGGTCAACAGGGCTTATCTTCACAAACTTCAAACTGGGGTCGGTATACCAATAATTTGCTGGAGTCTGTCTCTGTTCCTGGGACACTGAACGAAGCAGTTATGACACCATTTTCATCTGAACTTCAAGGTATTTCAGAGCAAACGTTATTGGAGCTTTCTAAAGGAAAACCATCCCCACACCCCAGAGCATGGTTCGTGTCACTAGATGGAAAGCCAGTCGCTCAAGTGAGGCACTCTTTTATAGATCTGAAAAAGGGCAGGAAAACAGAAAGTAATGACACCAGCCTGGACTCTGGCGTGGACATGAATGAGCATCATCCCAGTCGaaaactggagagagagaaaactttcATTAAAAGCATGCAACAGTCTAAAATCCTTTATTTGGAAGATTTGGATCTGAGCAGCAGCGAAAGTGGGACCACTGTTTGTAGCCCTGATGATCAGTCTGTGAGACACCTATTGGACGGAGGAAGTAGGCAGGTCCTAGAACAGCACACTGAAGAACCACCTCcgaaaaaaaacacaacaaaaggtCATGAGTCCAATACTCCTCCAGCTAAAAAAAGAGGTAGACCACCTGTAACTAAGAAAGATAGTCAAACCAATATCTGGAAGAAAAGAGAGGAGAGACCACTGATTCCTATAAATTGA